The window AATGCTCTTGAAGATACCCTGCCCGCTTCCCTCATAAATTTGAGTTCGCGGCTGGTTTTAAGCACTATCATGATTACGCCTCTAATGCGGCAAGGATCAGTTTTGTGGTATTTGCAACATCCTCTTGCCCTTCAACTGTGCAAAGCTTGCCCTGTTTGGAATAGTAATCCTTTAGGGGCTCGGTTTGCTCGTGATATACATTTAAGCGCTCTTTCACCGTATCCGGGTGATCGTCCTTGCGCTGAACTAGGGTGCCGCCGCATTTGCTGCAAACGCCCTCAACATCCGGCTTTTTGTAAAGCAGATGGTAGCTGGCTCCGCAGCTTTCGCAGACACGGCGTCCGGACATACGCAGCACAATCGTCTCGTCAGGAACCTCGATATCGATTACCCTGTCAATACGAATGCCCATTTTGTCCAGAGCCTCGGCCTGGGGAATCGTGCGCGGAAAACCATCCAGAACAAACCCGTTGCTGCAGTCATCATTGGCTAAACGCTCCTGAATGATGCCGATCACAACCTCATCGGGAACAAGTTTTCCCGCATCCATAAAGGATTTTGCGCGAACTCCCATTTCAGTGCCGCTTTTCAGCGCTTCACGGATAATATTGCCCGTAGAAATCGCAGGAATGTTAAAACGCCCGCAGATAACTTCTGCCTGCGTGCCCTTGCCGGCGCCGGGGGCGCCGAGAAGAATCAGATTCATATTCTCTCACTCCTTATCAATCAAGGAAGCCTTTGTAGTGGCGCATCATCATTTGCGACTCCATCTGCTTTACGGTTTCAAGTGCAACACCAACCAAAATCAGGATGGATGTTCCGCCGAGCGACATGTTGCGCATGCCGGTTGCGGCGCCGTAAGCAATTGGCAAAAGAGCGATGACCGCAAGAAACAATGCTCCAATTAAGGTGATTTTTGAAAGAATCTTCGCAATAAAGTCAGAAGTCGGCTTGCCGGGACGGATTCCCGGGATTGTGCCATTGTTCTGACGAAGATTATTGGCCATCTCTATCGGATTATACTGAATTGTTACATAGAAATAAGCAAACATGATAATCAGTAAGAAATAGACAAACGAATACAGCCATCCGGTTGACGAGAAAGCATCAAAAAAGCTTTTCCAGAATCCGGTTGTTACCTTATTGCCGAGGAACAGCTGAATCGTACTGGGAATTGAGAGAATGGAACTTGCAAAAATAATAGGCATAACGCCGGACATGCCAACCTTGATCGGAATATGACTGCTTTGACCGCCGTACATTTTTCTGCCGACCACGCGTTTTGCGTACTGGACAGGGATGCGGCGCTCAGCATCGTTCATAAACACGATAACCCAGATTACCGCCAGGAAAACCACTGCGAACATCGGTACAAAGAAATAATACTTGCCGTATGTTGAAGCATCCTGGTTCGCGGCCTGTATATACTGGCCGAGCATGCTGATTGTGTGCGGCATTCTTGCCACAATACCGGAAAACAGTAAAATAGAAATACCGTTTCCAATACCTTTTTGGTTGATTTGCTCGCCCAGCCACATCATCAATGCGGTACCTGCGGTAAACGCCATAATGATGACAAAAGCAGCGAACACTTCCTGCCAGCCTTTGGTATACTTCGCAATTGCAACGCCCTGATAGGAGCTGTTGCGCAGGTAGAAGAAATATGCGGTACCCTGAATCAAACCGAGACCGACGGTGACGTAGCGGGTCATGGTGCCAATTTTCTTGCGGCCCTCTTCGCCCTCTTTTGCCAGTCTTTCAAGCGCCGGAATTGCAACTGTTAAGAGCTGCATAATAATGGAGCTGTTGATATAGGGTGTAACACTCATTGCAAACAGAGTACCGTTTGCAAAAGCGCCGCCGGACAGCATATCAAGGTAGCTCAGTGCCGAACCGGTTTTGTCAACCGTAGTCATCAGTCCCTTTAATGCGGTAACATTGAGGAACGGAACCGGAATAACGGCACCGAAACGAAAAACCATGATGATGAACAGCGTAAACAAAATCTTCTTGCGAAGATCGGGGATGGCCCAGGCATTCTTAATTGTATTAAACAACTTAGATCACCTCTGCCTTCCCACCCGCGGTCTCTATCTTTTGCTTCGCAGCCTCGGAATAAGCAGTAACCTTTACCATTAATTTCTTTGTCAAATTGCCGTTACCAAGAATTTTAATCCCGTCACAGCATGTTTTAACAATACCCGAGTCAATCAACGCCTGTGTGTCAACCACGGAGCCGTCTTCGAACTTATCGAGTGTGCCAATATTCACAGTGACAATGGTTTTAGCAAAAACATTGTTGAAACCTCTTTTTGGGATACGCCTCTGCAAAGGCATTTGGCCGCCTTCAAATCCTGGACGCATTCCTCTGCCCGCTCTGGCCTTTTGACCTTTATGGCCCTTGCCGGCAGTTTTTCCCTGACCTGAACCGTGTCCTCTGCCGATACGCTTTGGTTCCTTAGTGGAACCGGGTACCGCAGTTAGTTCATGCAACTTCATTTACTCGCACCTCCTTGCTTACGCTTTGCTTACCTCGATGAGGTGGATTATCTTGGCCACCTTGCCTTTGGTCTGGTCATTTTCAGGCTGTACAGAAGAGTCGCCTATTTTAAAAAGACCAAGGGCCTGGGCGGTTGCAATCTGGTCCTTTTTGCTGCCGATAAGACTTTTTATCAGCTTTACTTGAAGCTGTGCCATATTGCTACCCCCTTTATTATAAAATATCTTTTACAGACTTGCCGCGTGTTGCAGCGACTTCAGCGGCTGTACGCAGCTTAGACATGCCGTCTAAGGTTGCTCTGACTACATTACATGGGTTGTTGGAACGCAGGGCCTTTGTTCTGATATCCCTGATGCCAATCGCTTCGACAACCGCACGAACCGGACCGCCGGCAATAACGCCGGTACCGGGAGCAGCAGGTTTCATTAAAACTCTGCCGGCACCGTATGCGCCGATGATTTCGTGTGGAATGGTGGAGCCGCGCATTGCAACCTTAATCAGGTTCTTTTTCGCGTCTTCAATGCCCTTGCGGATTGCATCGGGAACTTCGCCCGACTTTCCGATACCGAAACCGACTGTACCGTTTCCGTCGCCTACTACTACAAGAGCAGCAAACTTGAAGATACGTCCGCCTTTTACGGTCTTAGATACACGATTAATAGCAACTACATGTTCTTTGAGATCCATAGATGTTGCGTCAATTCTAGCCAAAAGTATTCCTCCTTCTTAGAACTTGAGGCCGCCCTCACGGGCGCCTTCGGCCAGCTCTTTGACGCGGCCGTGGAAAATATAGCCGCCGCGGTCAAATACGACCTCGGTTATGCCCTTTTCAGCGGCACGTTTGGCAATAAGCTCGCCAACTTTGCGTGCGGCATCTTTGTTTCCGCCATTACCATTGAAATCTTTGTCCAGTGTGGAAGCTGCTGCAAGAGTAACTCCCTTTACATCGTCGATAATCTGGGCGTAGATATTGGTGGTAGAGCGAAACACATTCAGGCGTGGGCACTCTGTTGTGCCGGAAATTTTACCGCGCACCCTGCGGTGACGGTTAAGTCTGGCTTTGTTTGTGTCAGTCTTATTCACCATTTGTTATTCACTCCTTACTTACTTCTTAGCGCCCTTACCGGCTTTGCCTTCCTTATGGCGGACAAATTCGCCAGTGTATCGAATACCCTTGCCCTTGTACGGCTCCGGCGGACGTTTTTCACGCACTTCTGCGGCAAACTGACCAACCTGTTGCTTATCCGGGCCCGATATTACGATTTTGTTAGCAGTTGGGCACTCGATGGAAATACCATCGATTTCAGGAACAATAACCTGATGAGAATAACCAAGATTCATCACAAGATTCTTGCCCTGTTTTAATACACGGTAGCCGACGCCCAAAACGTCAAGATCTTTTTTAAAGCCCTCCGTAACACCTACAACCATGTTGTGGATCAGCGTACGGGTTAAACCGTGCAGGGATTTGTTCTCTTTTTCGTCGTCAGGGCGTGTTACGAGCACTTCGCTTTCATTTACAGAAACACTCATGTTATGGTGAATCTTCTGCGTAAGCGTGCCCTTCGGTCCCTTGACCGTGATGACGTTGCCGTCAACCTGAACGGTGACGCCAGCGGGAATATTTATGGGTTTTCTTCCAATTCGCGACATTACTGCACCCCCTTGTTACCAGATAAATGCGAGGACTTCTCCGCCGATATTCTCTTTGCGGGCCTGACGATCGGTCATGATGCCCTTAGAAGTAGAAATGATGGCGACGCCGAGGCCCTTTAAGACCTTTGGCAGTTCCTCTGCGTTGGAATAGATACGAAGGCCTGGCTTACTGACTCTGCGCAGACCGTTGATGGCGGAGGTTTTGTTCTCGCCATACTTAAGATTCACCTTAATGATGCCCTGTTTGCCGTCCTCTGTTACCGTATAATTCTTAACATATCCTTCATCAACAAGAATCTGCACTATGGCCTTTTTCATGTTGGAAGCGGGAATGTCAACCGAATCGTGCTTTGCAGAATTTGCATTGCGAATACGGGTGAGCAAATCAGCAATTGTATCTGTAATTTGCATACCGTTACCTCCTTAGCTAAGCTTTACCAGCTGGCCTTTTTCACGCCCGGAATCTCGCCCTTGTGAGCAAGTTCCCTAAAGCATATACGGCAAATTCCGAACTTGCGAAGGTAGGCATGCGGCCTGCCACAGATTTTGCATCTGTTGTATTCGCGAGATGAGAATTTCGCAACTCTTTGTTGCTTGATTTTCATAGAAGTCTTGGCCACAATATTCCCTCCTTATTTCGCAAACGGGGCGCCCATGAGTGTTAAGAGCTCTCTGGATTCCTCGTCGGTGTTTGCGGTCGTTACGAAACAAATATCCATTCCGCGGACCTTGTCAATTTTATCGTATTCGATTTCAGGGAAAATCAGCTGCTCTTTAATGCCCATATTGTAATTGCCACGGCCGTCAAATGAGTTCGCGTTGATCCCTCTGAAGTCTCTTACGCGCGGGAGAGCAACATTGAAGAGTCTGTCTAAAAACTCATACATTCTGTCGCCTCTGAGTGTTACTTTTACGCCGATATCCATGCCCTCACGGAGCTTGAAGTTTGCAACTGATTTTTTCGCCTTGCAGATCATCGGCTTCTGGCCGGTAATTGTGGAAATATCAGTTGTAATGGCGTCAATGACTTTTGCGTTTTCTTTTGCTTCGCCGGCGCCTACGTTGATGACGATCTTATCAAGTTTTGGAATCTGCATAACGCTCTTGTAAGAAAACTTTTTCATCATTGCGGGCGCGACATCCTTTTGGTAATATTCCTTCAGTCTTGCCATGTCGTTTTATCCTCCCTTACAGCGCTTCGCCGCATTTTGTACAAATGCGTTCCTTGGTGCCGTCCTCATAAATCTTATGCGAGACACGTGTGGGTTTGCCGCAGCGAGGGCAAACGACCTGAACCTTACAGGCGTACAGTGCGCCTTCGGCTTTAATAATACCGCCTTGTTCGCCCATTTTGCGAGCCTTAACATGTTTTGAAACCATGTTGCGGCCCTCAACAATGACCTTGCCCTCTTCAGGGCTTACGGCCAGAATTTTGCCCTTCTTGCCGCGTTCTTTGCCATTTAAAATGACGACGGTGTCACCCGTTTTAACATGAACTTTTTTATTCATCAGTGAGCACCTCCCTCATAGCACTTCGGGGGCAAGACTTAAAATTTTAAGATAGTCTTTATCACGTAATTCTCTGGCCACAGGCCCAAAAATACGTGTTCCCCTCGGATTTTTATCGTCTTTGATGAGGACAGCCGCATTTTCGTCAAAGCGGATATATGTTCCATCATCACGGCGGACGCCAAAAGCAGTGCGAACAATGACTGCCTTAACGACTTCGCCCTTTTTAACAGTGCCGCCCGGGGCCGCTTTTTTAACAGAAGCGACAACTACGTCACCAATATTGGCATACCTTCTGCCGGTACCGCCGAGAACGCGGATGCACATAAGCTGCTTCGCGCCGGTGTTGTCGGCAACGTTGAGGTAAGTCTGCTGTTGTATCACAGTGCGTTCCTCCTTTGCTGAAAGCCAAAATTATTTGGCTTTCTCTAAAATCTCGACGAGACGCCATCTTTTCTCTTTGCTGAGGGGACGGGTCTCCATCACACGCACGCGGTCACCGATTGTGCATTCATTGTTCTCATCATGTGCCTTCAGCTTCACGGTACGTTTTATAATTTTGTTGTAAAGCGGATGCTTTACTCTGTTCTCTATTGCAACGACGATAGTCTTATCCATCTTGTTGCTGACGACCTTGCCAACCTCTGCTTTTCTAATATTCCTATCGCTCACAGATTAATCCTCCCTTCCGTTACGCATTTGCGCTGTCCTTGATTTCAATCTCGCGCAAAACTGTTTTTACACGGGCGATATCCTTCTTCACAGCGGAGACACGCATCGGGTTATCGAGCTGATTAATGGCAAGTTGGAAACGCAGGTTGAAAAGCTCGGCCTTGAGGTCCTTTAGCTTACTTTCAAGCTCTGCTACATTGGATTCTCTGACTTCTGAGGCCTTCATTACTGCTCACCACCCGTTTCTTCCTTCTTAACAAACTTGCACTTAATCGGCAGTTTGTTTGACGCCAGACGCAAAGCTTCTCTCGCAGTTTCCTCGGAAATTCCGCCGATTTCAAACATGACTCTGCCCGGTTTCACGACTGCGACCCAGTATTCAGGGGAACCTTTACCGGAGCCCATGCGGGTTTCAGCAGGCTTCTGGGTGATTGGCTTGTCTGGGAAAATCTTTATCCATACCTGACCAAATCTTTTGCAGTAACGTGTCATGGCGACACGGGCTGCTTCTATTTGGTTTGAGGTGATCCACGCCGGCTGTAAGGCCTGAAGGCCGAAATCGCCGTAAGTTACCTTGTTACCGCGGTAGCATTTACCGGTCATACGACCGCGATGCACCTTGCGATATTTTACACGTTTAGGCAACAGCATTATTTACTGCCTCCTTCCTTACGAGGCTTGCGGTTGTCCACAAGGACTTCGCCTCTGTAAATCCAGACCTTAACGCCAATACGGCCATAGGTTGTAGCAGCCTCGGCGAAACCGTAGTCGATATCGGCTCTAATTGTCTGAAGTGGAATTGTACCGTCATGGTACTGCTCGCGTCTGGCAATTTCAGCACCGCCCAAACGACCGGACACCTGGGTTTTAATACCCTTGGCGCCAAGCTTCATGGCGCGGCCGATGCACTGTTTCATGGCGCGGCGGAAAGAAATTCTTTTTTCGAGCTGCTGAGCGATATTCTCAGCGACAAGCTGAGCATTTAAGTCAGGGGATTTAACCTCTACAATATTAATTGTAACAGGCTTCTTGAGGATGCTCTCGCACTGAAGACGGAGTTTCTCAATTTCTGTGCCGCCCCTGCCGATTACCATTCCTGGTTTAGCGCAGTGAACATGAACGCGCACTTTGGAAGCATCACGCTCAATTTCAATTTTTGGTATGCCTGCCGGATAAAGCTGCTTCTTCAGCACCTTGCGCAGGTTGTAGTCTTCAACGAGGGTATCGCCGAAAACATTGTCCTTCGCGAACCAGCGGGAATCCCAGTCTTTAATTACGCCCACGCGAAACCCGTGGGGATTTATTTTCTGGCCCATAGTTTACCTCCTCTTCCGCCTTATTCTTTTTCCTTGAGCACGAGGGTAACGTGCGAAGATCTTTTTTTAATCTGAAATGCGCGACCCTGCGCTCTTGGACGGATGCGCTTGAGGATCGGGCCCGGACTTACGAAGCATTCTGCTACGTAGAGTCTGGAAACATCCATATTGTGGTTATTCTCAGCATTAGCCATGGCCGACTTCAATAACTTAGTCAGATATTCTGTAGCGGCCTTTGGTGTATTCTTGAGGATAGCCATTGCAACGTCTGCCGGCTTGTTGCGAATGAGGTCAAGCACGATCTGGACCTTGCGGGGTGAAATACGGGCGTATTTTAGATAAGCCCTTGCTTCCATGCTATACACTCCTTTCGGCCGTTATCTTGTCGGCGCTGATGTTTTTGAACCGGAATGTCCCTTAAAGGTTCTGGTTGGCGCAAACTCACCGAGCTTGTGTCCTACCATATCTTCCGTCACATATACCGGAACATGTTTGCGGCCGTCGTGGACCGCGATTGTATGACCAACGAAATCAGGGAAAATGATGGAGGCTCTGCTCCATGTCTTGATGATTTTCTTTTCGCCGGCCGCGTTCATTGCCTGAATCCTTTTAAGCAGCACAGGCTGAACATAAGGACCCTTTTTTATGCTTCTGCCCATAGATGATAAGCTCCTTTCTGTACGCCTTATTTGCCGTTTCTACGCTTGACGATAAATTTATCGGAGCGGTTGTGGTGGGAACGAGTCTTGTAGCCAAGAGTCGGCTTGCCCCACGGGGTAACAGGTCCGGAACGCCCAACAGGGGCTTTGCCTTCGCCGCCGCCGTGTGGATGGTCATTCGGGTTCATAACAGAACCACGGACCGTCGGTCTCCAGCCCATGTGGCGTTTGCGTCCGGCTTTGCCGAGCTTAACGTTTTCATGGTCTATGTTGCTGACCTGGCCGATTGTGGCCATGCAGTTCACAGGCACATTGCGAAGTTCACCGGAGGGCAGTCTTAAAAGCGCCATTCCGTTTTCCTTAGCCATCAGCTGAGCCATGTTGCCGGCCGCACGGGCCAGCTGGGCACCCTTGCCCGGGTAAAGCTCAACATTGTGGATAAAGGTACCGGTCGGAATATTTTCGAGCGGCAACGCGTTGCCCGGCTTAATATCCGCTGCGGCGCCCGATACAACAACGTCGCCGACTTTTAAGCCGTTCGGAGCGATGATGTATCTTTTTTCGCCGTCCTCATACTGCACAAGAGCAATAAAGGCTGAACGATTCGGGTCATACTCAATGGTGAGGACGTTGCCCGGCGCGTCAAACTTCTGACGCTTAAAGTCAATAATACGATACTTTTTACGGTTTCCGCCACCGCGGTGACGAACTGTAATTCTGCCGTAGCTGTTGCGCCCGGATTTATTGCTGATCGCAGTCAGCAGGTTTTTTTCCGGTGCCACCTTGCTAAGAGCGGAATAGTCCGTAACGGACATATTACGTCTTGAAGCCGTAGTAGGTTTATAGTTAATAATAGGCATTTAGGTTTCACACTCCTCATGATGGCTTTGCGGGGATTGCCGTTTCCCCATCCTTGCCTCTGCGTTCATTCAGGCAGAGCTTACATCATGCCTTCAAAAAATTCGATTGTTTTGCTTTCAGCTGTAAGAGTGACGTAAGCCTTTTTCCATGAAGGAGTATAGCCCTCGCTCTTGCCCTGACGGCGCATCTGGCCTCTTACATGCAGGGTGTTTACCTTGCTGACTTTCACGCCGAAGAGGGTTTCAACCGCTCTTGCAATATCGATTTTTGTGGCATCCTTGGCAACTTCAAAGGTGTACTTTTTCATGCCAATACCGGCCATGGTTTTTTCAGTGATAATGGGGCGGATAATAATGTCCTGTGCTGTCATTATGCATACACCTCCT of the uncultured Caproiciproducens sp. genome contains:
- the rpsS gene encoding 30S ribosomal protein S19, with the protein product MGRSIKKGPYVQPVLLKRIQAMNAAGEKKIIKTWSRASIIFPDFVGHTIAVHDGRKHVPVYVTEDMVGHKLGEFAPTRTFKGHSGSKTSAPTR
- the rplX gene encoding 50S ribosomal protein L24, which produces MNKKVHVKTGDTVVILNGKERGKKGKILAVSPEEGKVIVEGRNMVSKHVKARKMGEQGGIIKAEGALYACKVQVVCPRCGKPTRVSHKIYEDGTKERICTKCGEAL
- the rplF gene encoding 50S ribosomal protein L6 — translated: MSRIGRKPINIPAGVTVQVDGNVITVKGPKGTLTQKIHHNMSVSVNESEVLVTRPDDEKENKSLHGLTRTLIHNMVVGVTEGFKKDLDVLGVGYRVLKQGKNLVMNLGYSHQVIVPEIDGISIECPTANKIVISGPDKQQVGQFAAEVREKRPPEPYKGKGIRYTGEFVRHKEGKAGKGAKK
- the rpsC gene encoding 30S ribosomal protein S3, translating into MGQKINPHGFRVGVIKDWDSRWFAKDNVFGDTLVEDYNLRKVLKKQLYPAGIPKIEIERDASKVRVHVHCAKPGMVIGRGGTEIEKLRLQCESILKKPVTINIVEVKSPDLNAQLVAENIAQQLEKRISFRRAMKQCIGRAMKLGAKGIKTQVSGRLGGAEIARREQYHDGTIPLQTIRADIDYGFAEAATTYGRIGVKVWIYRGEVLVDNRKPRKEGGSK
- a CDS encoding type Z 30S ribosomal protein S14 produces the protein MAKTSMKIKQQRVAKFSSREYNRCKICGRPHAYLRKFGICRICFRELAHKGEIPGVKKASW
- the rplO gene encoding 50S ribosomal protein L15 is translated as MKLHELTAVPGSTKEPKRIGRGHGSGQGKTAGKGHKGQKARAGRGMRPGFEGGQMPLQRRIPKRGFNNVFAKTIVTVNIGTLDKFEDGSVVDTQALIDSGIVKTCCDGIKILGNGNLTKKLMVKVTAYSEAAKQKIETAGGKAEVI
- the rplP gene encoding 50S ribosomal protein L16 — protein: MLLPKRVKYRKVHRGRMTGKCYRGNKVTYGDFGLQALQPAWITSNQIEAARVAMTRYCKRFGQVWIKIFPDKPITQKPAETRMGSGKGSPEYWVAVVKPGRVMFEIGGISEETAREALRLASNKLPIKCKFVKKEETGGEQ
- the rpmD gene encoding 50S ribosomal protein L30; amino-acid sequence: MAQLQVKLIKSLIGSKKDQIATAQALGLFKIGDSSVQPENDQTKGKVAKIIHLIEVSKA
- the rpmC gene encoding 50S ribosomal protein L29, giving the protein MKASEVRESNVAELESKLKDLKAELFNLRFQLAINQLDNPMRVSAVKKDIARVKTVLREIEIKDSANA
- the rplR gene encoding 50S ribosomal protein L18, translating into MVNKTDTNKARLNRHRRVRGKISGTTECPRLNVFRSTTNIYAQIIDDVKGVTLAAASTLDKDFNGNGGNKDAARKVGELIAKRAAEKGITEVVFDRGGYIFHGRVKELAEGAREGGLKF
- the secY gene encoding preprotein translocase subunit SecY, with protein sequence MFNTIKNAWAIPDLRKKILFTLFIIMVFRFGAVIPVPFLNVTALKGLMTTVDKTGSALSYLDMLSGGAFANGTLFAMSVTPYINSSIIMQLLTVAIPALERLAKEGEEGRKKIGTMTRYVTVGLGLIQGTAYFFYLRNSSYQGVAIAKYTKGWQEVFAAFVIIMAFTAGTALMMWLGEQINQKGIGNGISILLFSGIVARMPHTISMLGQYIQAANQDASTYGKYYFFVPMFAVVFLAVIWVIVFMNDAERRIPVQYAKRVVGRKMYGGQSSHIPIKVGMSGVMPIIFASSILSIPSTIQLFLGNKVTTGFWKSFFDAFSSTGWLYSFVYFLLIIMFAYFYVTIQYNPIEMANNLRQNNGTIPGIRPGKPTSDFIAKILSKITLIGALFLAVIALLPIAYGAATGMRNMSLGGTSILILVGVALETVKQMESQMMMRHYKGFLD
- the rplB gene encoding 50S ribosomal protein L2 — protein: MPIINYKPTTASRRNMSVTDYSALSKVAPEKNLLTAISNKSGRNSYGRITVRHRGGGNRKKYRIIDFKRQKFDAPGNVLTIEYDPNRSAFIALVQYEDGEKRYIIAPNGLKVGDVVVSGAAADIKPGNALPLENIPTGTFIHNVELYPGKGAQLARAAGNMAQLMAKENGMALLRLPSGELRNVPVNCMATIGQVSNIDHENVKLGKAGRKRHMGWRPTVRGSVMNPNDHPHGGGEGKAPVGRSGPVTPWGKPTLGYKTRSHHNRSDKFIVKRRNGK
- the rplN gene encoding 50S ribosomal protein L14; amino-acid sequence: MIQQQTYLNVADNTGAKQLMCIRVLGGTGRRYANIGDVVVASVKKAAPGGTVKKGEVVKAVIVRTAFGVRRDDGTYIRFDENAAVLIKDDKNPRGTRIFGPVARELRDKDYLKILSLAPEVL
- the rplW gene encoding 50S ribosomal protein L23; translated protein: MTAQDIIIRPIITEKTMAGIGMKKYTFEVAKDATKIDIARAVETLFGVKVSKVNTLHVRGQMRRQGKSEGYTPSWKKAYVTLTAESKTIEFFEGMM
- a CDS encoding adenylate kinase produces the protein MNLILLGAPGAGKGTQAEVICGRFNIPAISTGNIIREALKSGTEMGVRAKSFMDAGKLVPDEVVIGIIQERLANDDCSNGFVLDGFPRTIPQAEALDKMGIRIDRVIDIEVPDETIVLRMSGRRVCESCGASYHLLYKKPDVEGVCSKCGGTLVQRKDDHPDTVKERLNVYHEQTEPLKDYYSKQGKLCTVEGQEDVANTTKLILAALEA
- the rplE gene encoding 50S ribosomal protein L5 → MARLKEYYQKDVAPAMMKKFSYKSVMQIPKLDKIVINVGAGEAKENAKVIDAITTDISTITGQKPMICKAKKSVANFKLREGMDIGVKVTLRGDRMYEFLDRLFNVALPRVRDFRGINANSFDGRGNYNMGIKEQLIFPEIEYDKIDKVRGMDICFVTTANTDEESRELLTLMGAPFAK
- the rplV gene encoding 50S ribosomal protein L22; the encoded protein is MEARAYLKYARISPRKVQIVLDLIRNKPADVAMAILKNTPKAATEYLTKLLKSAMANAENNHNMDVSRLYVAECFVSPGPILKRIRPRAQGRAFQIKKRSSHVTLVLKEKE
- the rpsE gene encoding 30S ribosomal protein S5 translates to MARIDATSMDLKEHVVAINRVSKTVKGGRIFKFAALVVVGDGNGTVGFGIGKSGEVPDAIRKGIEDAKKNLIKVAMRGSTIPHEIIGAYGAGRVLMKPAAPGTGVIAGGPVRAVVEAIGIRDIRTKALRSNNPCNVVRATLDGMSKLRTAAEVAATRGKSVKDIL
- the rpsQ gene encoding 30S ribosomal protein S17 — protein: MSDRNIRKAEVGKVVSNKMDKTIVVAIENRVKHPLYNKIIKRTVKLKAHDENNECTIGDRVRVMETRPLSKEKRWRLVEILEKAK
- the rpsH gene encoding 30S ribosomal protein S8; protein product: MQITDTIADLLTRIRNANSAKHDSVDIPASNMKKAIVQILVDEGYVKNYTVTEDGKQGIIKVNLKYGENKTSAINGLRRVSKPGLRIYSNAEELPKVLKGLGVAIISTSKGIMTDRQARKENIGGEVLAFIW